GCCTTTCTCAAGGTCACGACGGTGCAAAAACCACCCCGGCAGAGGATCTCAGGTCTCCGACCTTTCTGCACTGGAAAGGCGGCACGGCGCAACGTGCTCCGCTCTGCTCGAAATCCCAACGCCACAAGGTTTTCGAGTTAAGGGTGGGCACCCCGAATGCTCCCCACCGAGCTCCACGGGACTTGGGTACCCCGTGGCGTTCCCGTCCGCACTCCCGCCGTCCCAGGCGGAGCGCCACTGCTCTGAGAGGGGCCAGTGAGGGTCACTTACCGTCGCTCTCCGCCCTGACGAGCAGGGACATGCCCTTCAGCCTCTCCACGTAGCCGGAGGACACATGGCCAGTACCCCGGTCGTCCCACTGCCGGTCCTCGTTGAGCGTGTAGACCTTCACCCGCCGTCGGGTGTCGGTCATCGTGCCGGCCGGGGGCCCCGCCCGAGTGGCCCAGGGACAGTGTCCAGAAAAGGCGGGCGGCCGCAAACGGGGAACTCCGGGACCTCAGTGCCACCGCTGGCCGCCGCGGAGCTGCGCCGCCGCTCGCATGGCCCGCTCCCGGGTCCGAGCCCCGGGCCGCCGCCTTCTCTCGTCTCCTTCTCCCCGGCGCTATTGTCCAGGCCGAGCGAGCGCGGCCGCCCAGCAGCCCCGACAGGGAACGCGCAGCACTGCGCAGCCTACCGGCCCGCCGTTCCAACGAGGTGCGGCTCGGTTCACAGCCCCGCTCCGGCCTCCACCATGACCTCCGCAGAGCCGCTTTCCCGCGCCGCCGCCTCCTCAGGCCGCCGCCGCCATGTTTTCCTCCCTTGTACCTGGCCCAGCCGCTGCAGCCGGAAGCTCCGCTCCGCTCCTCCCGCTTAAAGCATCCGAAGCCGGTGAGGTATCACTTCCCGGGAGACTCCGAACGCCCCTGGCCACCCGAGAACCCCTGGCTCTTCTTAGAAGCCGCCTTCCCGACTCCGCCGCCTCTTCCGTCTTCCTCACAGAGCCAAAGCCGCCGCCATCTTGACTCGCCCCTCAAAAGCGGCGCGCGGGGCCACCTAGGCAGTAGCGGCAGGGGCGGCCCGCAAGCCCCACCACTTAAAGCGACAAGACGGGAGCCGGCAGCTTCGCTCCGGCGGAGGCCTCGCACCGAGGCGGGCGCGGAGCTGCGGGGGTGGCGGGAGCGGAGGAGGCGGGACGCGAGTCGCGCCGGTGACGGACCGGGACTCCCTCGCGCTGCCCTGCGCGTACTGTCGTGCAAGCGCGGGCTGCGTGTGCGTCCGTCGCACTTTGTATTCGTCATCACCTCGGCTCCGGGCGGGGAAGGGGTGTGGAGTCTGTTGGCGGCTTCGGGAGCCAGTCTGGACTCTGATCCCGTTGCTCGTCCTTTCCCGTGCGAGCCTTCTCCGGACGCTTTAGGGAGGACCTTTGCAGTCGGCTCCGGGGGCGCAGGCTGCTggcctcctcctcgtcctccccccgccctcctgctcctcctcccttggCCTGAAATAGAGAAGTTTCTGAGAGAGGACCGTTTGGACTGCGAGGTTGGCGGGATGCAGTGAGGCACGCAATGGCCGGGCAAGTCTAAAACACTCGGCGCGGTGTTCACGCGTGGCACTGCTCCCCGGGGTCATTCTGAGCACTCACCTCACAATATACAGCGGTTACCTCCCTTTCTCTGTCGGTTATCAAAGCTGATCGTCTGTAGCCCTTggctggtttgtttggttttttaaacaaaataacaaaacacatcTTGAAGGGCTTGCAAAGAAAAATGCTGTACTGTATGAATAAGatgaaattctttgttttgtttttgaaacacagCCTCACTATGTTGCTCTGACTGGCTGAAGCAACGTATGCGAGAAGCTGGGATCTTTCTTAACCCACACCAGAGACAAGTGCTCGCAAAGACATACCTGAAATCATTCGCCAACAAAACTGGGAAGCACGTAAAAACAAAGCAGTTGCTGTTTCTAAATACCAGAATGCAATCCTTTCAAGCATCTAGATGGAGCCCATGAGCTCCAAGCAGAGCAGATTAGCAGTATGGCTCTCTATGCTGATTATTTTATAGCAATGCTtctaaccttcctaatgctgtaacccttttaTAATACAGTTTCTCTTGTTGTGGTGACTCCTCCCttaccataaaatcattttgttgctacttcgtaactgtaatatgcaggatatctgctgTGTCCCGTGTTTGACCGccaaggggtcgagacccacatgttgagaaccaccgGTTTAAAGGCCCTTGGAGACTGGCTAGCAGAGCTTACACAGTGAATAGTTCCTTATCTGCCTtaactctttttgtttggttttttttttttttttNNNNNNNNNNNNNNNNNNNNNNNNNNNNNNNNNNNNNNNNNNNNNNNNNNNNNNNNNNNNNNNNNNNNNNNNNNNNNNNNNNNNNNNNNNNNNNNNNNNNNNNNNNNNNNNNNNNNNNNNNNNNNNNNNNNNNNNNNNNNNNNNNNNNNNNNNNNNNNNNNNNNNNNNNNNNNNNNNNNNNNNNNNNNNNNNNNNNNNNNNNNNNNNNNNNNNNNNNNNNNNNNNNNNNNNNNNNNNNNNNNNNNNNNNNNNNNNNNNNNNNNNNNNNNNNNNNNNNNNNNNNNNNNNNNNNNNNNNNNNNNNNNNNNNNNNNNNNNNNNNNNNNNNNNNNNNNNNNNNNNNNNNNNNNNNNNNNNNNNNNNNNNNNNNNNNNNNNNNNNNNNNNNNNNNNNNNNNNNNNNNNNNNNNNNNNNNNNNNNNNNNNNNNNNNNNNNNNNNNNNNNNNNNNNNNNNNNNNNNNNNNNNNNNNNNNNNNNNNNNNNNNNNNNNNNNNNNNNNNNNNNNNNNNNNNNNNNNNNNNNNNNNNNNNNTTTATAAAGTCCAGGACAACCTTACTCAGGGAATGTTGCCACCTGCCATGGGCTGGGTGCTCCTACATCAACTAACAAGAccggcccccccccccctccccgacaTCCCCAATATCCCCACCACATGCCCACAGGGCAGTGACTCTCCCCAGACATCCCCAATATCCCCACCACATGCCCACAGGGCAGTGACCTAAGCAGCTCCTCAACCAAATGTTTTCTCTCAGATGACACTAggctgtgtcaatttgacaaagcAAAGCAGGGCACATGAGATCTGTTTAGTTAGAGGAATGTGAAGCAATCTTGCCTTCTCTCCCAGTGCACACAACCAACCCTAGATTATTTACAGACCAGAAGTTCACCTGTGGGGTGAGAAGCAAAGTTCCAGAAGCAGACTGCAGCTTGGTGGCTTCTTTCTATTCACAAATTTCTTGTCATCAAGAGATAacttttgccgggcagtggtggctcacgcctttagtcccagcactcgggaggcagaggcaggcagatttctgagttcgaggccagcctggtctagagagtgagttccaggacacagagaagccctgtcttggggggggggggagagaactTTTATCAGAGCAATTTAAAGCCTATCTGCTACTGTACTGGATATACACAAGAACATGGGAACATACTGTTCAGTTTATTGAATAAAATGAGCAACTGTTAATGGACATAGACCATAGACCATTAACTTTATTTTCCCAGTAGtatctttcttctgtcttcattttttaaaaaatgatgctgGGGTTCCAATGCAGGGCCTTGTATGAACCTGACAAGCACTGTACTACTGAGCTTCATCCCCACTGTTAAatcctctctgtttcctttcctccttcctttctgcccCCCTGCCCTTCCCTGACAGGTCTTATTATATACCCCAGGCTAGTGACCTAACTTTGAACTGATTCAGGCAACAGGAAATGCTAAACAATTCACTCTTCAGATGTAAAAACCTTAAtatctaatcccagcacttcagagatggaggcaggcagatctgaagTGCAAGGTCATCTCTGGTTACATATTAAGTTGGcccctaggaaaaaaaaaagcaaataaagaagtTTGTATCTGCTCAAGTTCTGAGAAGGCCTTAATCAGAAAAAATGCTCATACATCTGCCTTGCTCCTGTTAGGAGGCCTGGATCCTTTCCAGGTCACATCAAATCTctacttccttttctgtcttgtcCTTTACTAAGATCCCAATCCAGTTGCATTCAGCTTAACATCTCTGGCGTCCAAATGACAAGAGAGCCTTTTGTTTTGAAGAATTACTTtgtggtggattttttttttttattattgacagAGAAAATAGCCTGTCTTGTTTGAGTATACAAGTGTCTGTGCACTCACTCCGTTCTCTTCgctgctttgagacaggatcctatAGGATGGGTTCAAATGCACTGTGTAGTCAAGAGTGACCTTGACTTCTCCTGGCCCTCCCGTCTCTACTTCCAAAGTACGagtattacaggtgtgtgtgccaccacacctggcttcttttcCACCTTTGATAATCCAAAGTGGCAAAGATGGTAGACGTAAATGTattgatttaaaacaaagaacaacaacaaaaacaaaacgtggtcttgctatgtagaccaagccaTCCTCAAATCTCTAtttccctacctctgcctcctgaatgcagtAGTGCACCATCACTGCACTAGagaccttttttttaaaaaaaaaaaaaagctatctttAATGGCCTACAGGTTGTGCCTCGGTTTTTGTGATTCCAAATACTcttgctaattttttttattttttattttgggctAATATGATGTCCCTTAAACAATGGGACATTTCAGTTCCTCTATATCTGGTCACAGTGGCTAGGGTTGTACTTGACAAAAGTCAGGCTAATGTAGAGCTTATATTTTTCAGACTGACGGAGAGGGATGGAGATGTGCATATCACATGCACCCACGACTCCATCCTAAATGTAAATGACTATCTGCACCAttgagaagaaagcagagcatTCTATGTGGGCTGAGTAATCTCCTAGAGTGGAGCATTTCCTTCCCGAGTTCTGTTAATGAGATGGATTGctcctttatataaatgtaacttttatttgcctgttgTCATTGCCATCTTGGAGGCTCAttgcctctgctctcctctgcacGATCTAATCTAGGCCCAGAGTGTTTTCCGCCTCTGAGATAGATGTGCTGACTAATCTcacccctttctagttctttctgatctctggctggccggtcaactcagctgttctggctcaaactcctctccaagataagggattcaatttggcttctctcaacttctgactgaattgctctacttggGGCTTCATAGTAACTTTAGAAATCTGTTCTtaatcttttggctccttctcattttctagcttgttctgttttcacctgtgtctagcttgttttctctctgcaaaACTGTCTCTGTATAACTGTCTCAGTAAAActgaccctttcctctcctcccctcctccaaccCCTGCACTGCTCTCTTTTCTCacgagagttgggtgtatcctattgtgtcaaatctttctctgccATTCAATTAAGACACCACTTAACCTTCACTGTTTGTGTAGTGTACTAAGGGTgagtctgtattccagccagagggaatAAAGGTGATATGCCACGAGCTGAGCCACGGCGAAAttaaaaacagctttttttttcttcttcagtaaaTGACACAACCTCGGGGCTCGCTGTGTGATAAGGTATCCTGTAACTACTCTTTGTACCTCTGGGATCTACCCTGCTTCACTGGACGACATGCAGCCTTTTCTCTTAGCAACTGCATGAATAAACATCCAAGAgaacttgtttgtttggtttagtttttcgagacaaggtttctctgtatagccctggctgccctggaactcactctgtagaccaggctggcctcaaactcagaaatccgcctgcctctgcctcctgaggactgggattaaaggcgtgcgttaCCACGCCGGgcgataactttttttttaagatttatttttatgtgtatcagtttgtctgcgtgtatgcatgtgcactatGTGTACGCCTgatgctcttggaggccagaagaggatgttgggtcACCTGTTAACTGTGATTACAGGCAATTGGGAACTGCATGCAGATGATGAGAGGCAAGGCCTTGTCCTTTACAAGAGAAGCCTGTGGTttaaactgctgagctgtctttctagTTCCAAATACCTAAGAGGAGTCTAAAGTCCTTCTCAAAGGACCTTGAGATatctttttttgcttgtttttttttgagacagggtttctctgtgtagccctggctgtcctggaactcactctgtagaccaggctggcctcgaactcagaaatccacctgcctctgcctcctgagtgctgggatcaaaggtgtgcgccaccacg
This genomic window from Mus caroli chromosome 12, CAROLI_EIJ_v1.1, whole genome shotgun sequence contains:
- the LOC115032774 gene encoding uncharacterized protein LOC115032774, with amino-acid sequence MDHPSKDLEDSGAEGDLNSVGRAQEVLEEKNVSQGRRSRRAGGGRGGGQQPAPPEPTAKVLPKASGEGSHGKGRATGSESRLAPEAANRLHTPSPPGAEVMTNTKCDGRTRSPRLHDSTRRAARGSPGPSPARLASRLLRSRHPRSSAPASVRGLRRSEAAGSRLVALSGGACGPPLPLLPRWPRAPLLRGESRWRRLWLCEEDGRGGGVGKAASKKSQGFSGGQGRSESPGK